Proteins encoded by one window of Streptomyces sp. NBC_01477:
- the rhaS gene encoding rhamnose ABC transporter substrate-binding protein: MSIRTAPARRLAAAVAVVSIVALGAAACGGTTKKSSAGDNSAPSAASTASVDPHAPAKKGLTIAYLPKQVNNPYFTSSDSGGKKAVEAAGSTYKEVGTSSGTDTAGQVSYVNTLTQQQVDAIAVSAQDPGALCTALNQARKNGVKVVTYDSDTDANCRDVFVSQASSEDLGRTEVQLMAQQIGNKGQIAILSAAQTATNQNTWIGFMKDELKKPEYKDIQLVKVAYGNDDAQQSFQQTQGLLQQYPNLKGIISPTTVGIKAAAQYLSGSKYKGRVQLTGLGTPNDMRAYVANGTVRSFELWDPAKLGALAGLTAVALVSGQISGAPGQTYTAGDMGTFTIGQDSTVVLGKPTVFDKSNIGQYAF; this comes from the coding sequence ATGTCCATCAGAACCGCTCCCGCCCGCCGCCTCGCGGCCGCGGTCGCCGTCGTCAGCATCGTCGCGCTGGGGGCCGCCGCCTGCGGCGGGACCACCAAGAAGTCCAGCGCGGGCGACAATTCCGCGCCCTCGGCGGCCTCCACCGCGTCGGTCGACCCCCACGCGCCGGCCAAGAAGGGCCTGACGATCGCGTACCTGCCCAAACAGGTGAACAACCCGTACTTCACCAGCTCCGACAGCGGCGGCAAGAAGGCCGTCGAGGCGGCCGGCTCGACGTACAAGGAGGTCGGCACCAGCAGCGGCACGGACACCGCGGGCCAGGTCAGCTACGTCAACACCCTCACCCAGCAGCAGGTCGACGCCATCGCGGTGTCCGCGCAGGACCCGGGTGCGCTGTGCACCGCCCTGAACCAGGCCCGCAAGAACGGCGTCAAGGTCGTCACCTACGACTCGGACACCGACGCCAACTGCCGCGACGTCTTCGTCTCGCAGGCCAGCTCCGAGGACCTGGGCCGCACCGAGGTCCAGCTGATGGCCCAGCAGATCGGCAACAAGGGCCAGATAGCGATCCTCTCGGCGGCCCAGACGGCCACCAACCAGAACACCTGGATCGGCTTCATGAAGGACGAGCTGAAGAAGCCGGAGTACAAGGACATCCAGCTGGTCAAGGTCGCCTACGGCAACGACGACGCCCAGCAGTCCTTCCAGCAGACCCAGGGGCTGCTCCAGCAGTACCCGAACCTGAAGGGGATCATCTCCCCGACCACGGTCGGCATCAAGGCGGCGGCGCAGTATCTGAGCGGCTCGAAGTACAAGGGCAGGGTCCAGCTCACCGGCCTGGGCACCCCCAACGACATGCGGGCCTACGTCGCCAACGGCACGGTCAGGTCCTTCGAGCTGTGGGACCCCGCCAAGCTCGGCGCGCTGGCCGGCCTGACCGCCGTCGCGCTGGTGTCCGGCCAGATCAGCGGCGCCCCCGGCCAGACGTACACCGCAGGCGACATGGGCACCTTCACGATCGGCCAGGACAGCACGGTGGTGCTCGGCAAGCCGACCGTCTTCGACAAGTCCAACATCGGCCAGTACGCCTTCTGA
- a CDS encoding L-rhamnose mutarotase → MNRVCFLLGIRQECLAEYRERHAAVWPEMQAALTATGWHNYSLFLRDDGLLVGYLETGDFDRARAEMDRTEVNARWQAEMAGFFEELDGAAPDTAMVPLSEIVHLV, encoded by the coding sequence ATGAATCGCGTCTGCTTTCTGCTCGGAATCCGACAGGAGTGCCTTGCCGAGTACCGTGAACGGCATGCCGCGGTGTGGCCGGAGATGCAGGCCGCACTGACCGCGACAGGTTGGCACAATTACTCGCTCTTTCTGCGTGACGACGGTCTCCTCGTCGGCTATCTGGAGACCGGGGATTTCGACCGGGCGCGGGCGGAGATGGACCGCACCGAGGTCAATGCCCGCTGGCAGGCGGAAATGGCGGGCTTTTTCGAAGAATTGGACGGGGCCGCTCCCGATACGGCTATGGTTCCGCTCAGTGAGATCGTCCACCTCGTCTGA
- a CDS encoding LacI family DNA-binding transcriptional regulator, which translates to MASMVGIKDVARQAGVSVGTVSNVINRPDLVAEETRTRVQSVIARLGYVRSESARQLRAGASRIMALLVLDMGNPFFVAVASGAERTARAAGLGVMVCNSAQSVSEEREYLSLFAEQRVRGVLVTPADPTGRSLDGLRSQGIPFVLVDRVSADPSVCSVSVDDVAGGRLAVQHLISAGHRAIVYVGGPPEVTQVHDRKAGALAALAEAGLPAESLTEISAERLDVAAGRDAGSRLLGLGRRPTAVFCANDLLALGVLQAMFAARISVPDDMAIVGYDDIEFAAAAAVPLTSVRQPAVPMGRLAAEMLLEETVGDPAAHTHRQTVLQPELVVRGSSLPSR; encoded by the coding sequence GTGGCATCCATGGTGGGTATCAAAGACGTGGCACGGCAGGCCGGCGTCTCGGTGGGCACCGTCTCCAATGTGATCAACCGCCCCGATCTGGTCGCGGAAGAGACCAGAACGCGCGTGCAGTCGGTCATCGCCCGGCTCGGCTACGTCCGCAGCGAGTCCGCCCGGCAGCTCAGGGCCGGCGCCAGCCGCATCATGGCCCTGCTGGTGCTGGACATGGGCAACCCGTTCTTCGTGGCCGTCGCCAGCGGCGCCGAGCGCACCGCGCGGGCGGCCGGCCTCGGCGTCATGGTCTGCAACAGCGCGCAGAGTGTCAGTGAGGAACGCGAATACCTCTCGCTCTTCGCGGAGCAGCGGGTCCGCGGCGTCCTGGTGACGCCCGCCGACCCGACGGGCCGCAGCCTGGACGGGCTGCGCAGCCAGGGCATCCCCTTCGTCCTGGTCGACCGCGTCTCGGCGGACCCGTCGGTCTGCTCGGTGTCGGTCGACGACGTGGCCGGCGGCCGGCTCGCCGTGCAGCACCTCATCTCCGCCGGGCACCGGGCGATCGTCTACGTCGGCGGTCCGCCCGAGGTGACCCAGGTCCACGACCGCAAGGCGGGCGCGCTGGCCGCCCTGGCCGAGGCCGGCCTGCCGGCCGAGTCGCTGACCGAGATCTCCGCCGAGCGCCTCGACGTGGCCGCCGGCCGGGACGCCGGATCCCGCCTGCTCGGCCTCGGCCGCCGGCCCACCGCGGTCTTCTGCGCGAACGACCTGCTGGCGCTCGGCGTGCTCCAGGCGATGTTCGCGGCGCGGATCAGCGTCCCGGACGACATGGCGATCGTCGGCTACGACGACATCGAATTCGCCGCAGCTGCCGCCGTCCCGCTCACCTCCGTCCGCCAGCCGGCCGTTCCCATGGGCCGCCTCGCCGCGGAGATGCTGCTGGAGGAGACGGTCGGCGACCCCGCCGCCCACACCCACCGCCAGACCGTCCTGCAACCGGAACTCGTCGTCCGCGGCTCCAGCCTCCCCAGCCGCTGA
- a CDS encoding hydrophobic protein, with the protein MVPVLLVLLLALILGGAGFAIHILWWIAIIVLVLWALGFVFRGAGTGGRRGRWYRW; encoded by the coding sequence ATGGTTCCCGTCCTTCTTGTTCTGCTTCTCGCCCTGATCCTCGGCGGCGCCGGTTTCGCCATCCACATCCTGTGGTGGATCGCCATCATCGTCCTGGTCCTGTGGGCACTGGGCTTCGTCTTCCGCGGCGCCGGCACCGGCGGCAGACGTGGCCGCTGGTACCGCTGGTGA
- a CDS encoding sigma-70 family RNA polymerase sigma factor: MAVRGAGEAVSEAFEAQRGRLVAVAHRMLGSRADAEDAVQEAWLRLARQDPAAIGDLPGWLTTVVGRVCIDMLRKRKARPEASYGGGLPEFTVAEHGGAAPEDDALLAESVGLALLVVLDTLRPAERLAFVLHDMFAVPFEEIGRIVGKSADATKMLASRARRKVQDTQRPAGGPQQRRAVVDAFLAAARSGDFEGLLRVLDPDVTWRSCGARGVVVRLGATEVAVRSQRGVRAAVTTRPALVNGEPGMVAWGPNGRLLGVLACTVVDGRIVEVLSVSDPARLASMGVPVRP, translated from the coding sequence ATGGCCGTACGAGGTGCCGGTGAAGCCGTGTCCGAGGCGTTCGAGGCGCAGCGCGGGCGCCTCGTGGCGGTGGCCCACCGGATGCTCGGATCGCGGGCGGACGCCGAGGACGCGGTCCAGGAGGCATGGCTGAGACTCGCGCGCCAGGACCCGGCCGCCATCGGCGATCTCCCGGGCTGGCTGACCACCGTGGTCGGGCGGGTCTGCATCGACATGCTGCGCAAGCGCAAGGCCAGGCCCGAGGCCTCCTACGGCGGCGGGCTGCCCGAGTTCACCGTGGCCGAGCACGGCGGTGCGGCGCCCGAGGACGACGCGCTGCTCGCCGAATCGGTCGGGCTGGCACTGCTGGTGGTGCTCGACACGCTCCGCCCCGCCGAGCGGCTGGCGTTCGTGCTGCACGACATGTTCGCGGTGCCGTTCGAGGAGATCGGCCGGATCGTCGGCAAGTCCGCCGACGCGACCAAGATGCTCGCCAGCAGGGCCCGCAGGAAGGTGCAGGACACACAACGCCCGGCCGGCGGGCCGCAGCAGCGGCGCGCGGTGGTCGACGCCTTCCTCGCGGCCGCGCGGAGCGGGGACTTCGAAGGGCTGCTGCGGGTGCTCGACCCGGACGTGACGTGGCGCTCGTGCGGCGCGCGCGGCGTGGTCGTCCGGCTGGGGGCGACCGAGGTGGCCGTCAGGTCGCAGCGCGGGGTCCGCGCCGCGGTGACCACGCGCCCCGCCCTGGTCAACGGCGAGCCGGGGATGGTGGCATGGGGCCCGAACGGCAGGCTGCTGGGCGTACTGGCCTGCACGGTGGTCGACGGGCGGATCGTCGAGGTGCTGTCCGTGAGCGATCCGGCCCGCCTCGCGTCCATGGGCGTCCCGGTACGTCCCTGA
- a CDS encoding carboxymuconolactone decarboxylase family protein — MHARLNPFGTDVGPKFAKYIVSASKAVSDSTLPAVTQQLVRIRASQINGCTGCLDMHTKEAARAGETPVRLNLVAAWRDTAVFTEAERAALEITEQGTRLADSGGVTDEAWANAAKHYDDEQLMALVCLIAVMNAFNRLNVITRQVGGDHQPGHFEQPA; from the coding sequence ATGCACGCGCGACTCAATCCTTTCGGTACCGATGTCGGCCCGAAGTTCGCGAAGTACATCGTGTCGGCGAGCAAGGCCGTGTCCGACTCGACGCTGCCGGCGGTCACCCAGCAACTGGTCAGGATCCGCGCCAGCCAGATCAACGGCTGCACGGGCTGCCTCGACATGCACACCAAGGAGGCCGCCCGGGCGGGCGAGACACCGGTACGGCTGAACCTGGTCGCGGCCTGGCGGGACACGGCGGTCTTCACCGAAGCCGAGCGTGCGGCGCTGGAAATCACCGAGCAGGGCACCCGACTTGCCGACTCCGGCGGGGTCACCGACGAGGCGTGGGCGAACGCGGCCAAGCACTACGACGACGAGCAACTGATGGCCCTGGTCTGCCTGATCGCGGTCATGAACGCCTTCAACCGGCTCAACGTCATCACCCGGCAGGTGGGGGGCGACCACCAGCCCGGGCACTTCGAGCAACCGGCGTGA
- a CDS encoding PP2C family protein-serine/threonine phosphatase — MDIRRLVDSPGRGAGGLLAIPLVLIIVITVAGVVSPSSVHLGPLLVIAPALTASFAGPWRTAIIGALAVGAQALVAALNGGVGTANHVWQFTALVVLSVLVVFFCYLREGHTRQLSRVRVVAETAQRVLLRPPPERVGPLRAAWRYVTADADAQIGGDLFAVVRTGRGGTRVIIGDVRGKGLAAIGEASVVLGAFREGARHCETLPDLVQAMDQSVGADLEDVADSADDPGEHFVTALVLDLPDDGRQGTMISCGHPPPLLLRDGRVTVLDSSAPSPPLGLGLPAGGPHCDAFAFADGDTLLLYTDGVIEARSPQGAFYPLADRAATFPPGRPEALLRHLLHDVTAHTGGRLADDVAVLAVERVPAPAPGTAPDRRST, encoded by the coding sequence ATGGACATTCGGCGGCTGGTTGATTCCCCGGGGCGCGGCGCAGGAGGGCTGCTGGCCATCCCTCTGGTGCTGATCATCGTGATCACCGTGGCCGGGGTGGTGTCGCCGAGCAGCGTCCACCTCGGGCCGCTGCTGGTGATCGCGCCGGCGCTGACCGCCTCCTTCGCCGGGCCGTGGCGCACCGCGATCATCGGGGCTCTCGCGGTGGGGGCGCAGGCACTGGTGGCGGCACTGAACGGCGGCGTGGGCACCGCCAACCACGTCTGGCAGTTCACCGCGCTGGTGGTGCTGTCCGTGCTGGTGGTCTTCTTCTGCTATCTGCGCGAGGGGCACACCCGGCAGCTGAGCCGGGTGCGGGTGGTGGCCGAGACCGCGCAGCGCGTGCTGCTGCGACCGCCGCCGGAACGGGTGGGACCGCTGCGGGCGGCCTGGCGGTACGTGACGGCCGACGCCGACGCGCAGATCGGCGGCGACCTCTTCGCGGTGGTCCGCACCGGCCGGGGCGGCACCCGGGTCATCATCGGGGACGTACGGGGCAAGGGGCTGGCCGCCATCGGTGAGGCGTCCGTCGTCCTGGGCGCCTTCCGCGAGGGCGCCCGGCACTGCGAGACGCTGCCCGACCTGGTCCAGGCGATGGACCAGAGCGTCGGCGCGGATCTTGAGGACGTCGCCGACAGCGCCGACGACCCCGGCGAGCACTTCGTGACCGCCCTCGTCCTCGACCTGCCGGACGACGGCCGGCAGGGCACGATGATCAGCTGCGGGCACCCGCCGCCGCTGCTGCTCCGCGACGGCCGGGTCACCGTCCTGGACTCCAGCGCGCCCTCGCCGCCGCTGGGCCTCGGACTGCCGGCCGGCGGTCCGCACTGCGACGCCTTCGCCTTCGCCGACGGCGACACCCTCCTGCTCTACACCGACGGCGTCATCGAGGCCCGCTCGCCGCAGGGCGCCTTTTACCCGCTGGCCGACCGGGCCGCGACATTCCCGCCGGGCCGCCCCGAGGCGCTGCTGCGGCACCTCCTCCACGACGTGACCGCACACACCGGAGGCCGGCTGGCCGACGACGTCGCCGTCCTGGCCGTCGAGCGCGTCCCGGCCCCGGCCCCCGGCACCGCACCGGACCGGCGCAGCACCTGA
- a CDS encoding dicarboxylate/amino acid:cation symporter, with protein MPALLKRTPFWVQILAGLVLGVVLGLIARDGDVNWLTETLTRIGNIFVQLLKLAVPPLVFTAVLVSVVNLRNVTNAARLALRTLMWFCITSLIAVTIGIVLGLVTKPGDGVHLKAAALPDEIHKGSWIDFLTGIIPTNVVDAFSEPNVLQIVFLAVVVGAACLSVGPKAEPLIDLSKVVLEVVQKALWWVIRLAPLGTLGLIGKSVATYGWDLLKPLGTFTVDVYVGCALVMFVVYPLLLALVGKINPVNFFKGAWPAIQLGFVSRSSVGTMPVTQRVTERLGVPRDYASFAVPFGATTKMDGCAAVYPALAAIFVAEVYHVHLGIGDYLLIAFVSVIGSAATAGLTGAIVMLTLTLSTVGLPLEGVGLLLAIDPILDMMRTATNVAGQVLTPVLVASREKILDLDAFNNPRDLEDADEPETADDSRELVGV; from the coding sequence TTGCCTGCCTTGCTCAAGAGAACCCCGTTCTGGGTCCAGATCCTCGCGGGTCTGGTCCTCGGTGTCGTCCTCGGCCTGATCGCCCGCGACGGCGACGTGAACTGGCTGACCGAGACGCTCACCCGGATCGGCAACATCTTCGTCCAGCTGCTCAAGCTGGCAGTTCCGCCGCTGGTGTTCACCGCTGTGCTGGTCAGCGTCGTCAACCTGCGCAACGTCACCAACGCGGCGCGGCTGGCGCTGCGTACGCTGATGTGGTTCTGCATCACCTCGCTGATCGCGGTGACCATCGGCATCGTGCTCGGCCTGGTGACCAAGCCCGGCGACGGCGTGCACCTGAAGGCCGCCGCGCTGCCCGACGAGATCCACAAGGGCAGCTGGATCGACTTCCTCACCGGGATCATCCCCACCAACGTCGTGGACGCCTTCAGCGAGCCCAACGTGCTGCAGATCGTCTTCCTCGCCGTGGTCGTCGGCGCCGCGTGCCTGTCCGTCGGGCCGAAGGCCGAGCCGCTGATCGACCTGTCCAAGGTCGTGCTGGAGGTCGTGCAGAAGGCGCTGTGGTGGGTCATCCGGCTGGCGCCGCTGGGCACGCTGGGCCTGATCGGCAAGTCCGTCGCCACCTACGGCTGGGACCTGCTCAAGCCGCTCGGCACCTTCACCGTGGACGTCTACGTGGGCTGCGCCCTGGTGATGTTCGTCGTCTACCCGCTGCTGCTCGCGCTGGTCGGCAAGATCAACCCGGTCAACTTCTTCAAGGGCGCGTGGCCGGCCATCCAGCTCGGCTTCGTCTCCCGCTCGTCGGTGGGCACCATGCCGGTGACCCAGCGGGTGACCGAGCGGCTCGGTGTGCCGCGCGACTACGCCTCCTTCGCGGTGCCCTTCGGCGCCACCACGAAGATGGACGGCTGCGCCGCGGTCTACCCGGCGCTCGCGGCGATCTTCGTGGCCGAGGTCTACCACGTGCACCTGGGCATCGGCGACTACCTGCTGATCGCGTTCGTCTCGGTGATCGGCTCGGCCGCGACCGCGGGCCTCACCGGCGCCATCGTGATGCTGACGCTGACCCTGAGCACGGTCGGTCTGCCGCTCGAAGGCGTCGGCCTGCTGCTCGCGATCGACCCGATCCTGGACATGATGCGTACCGCGACGAACGTCGCCGGGCAGGTGCTGACCCCTGTGCTGGTCGCCTCGCGCGAGAAGATCCTGGACCTGGACGCGTTCAACAACCCCCGCGACCTGGAGGACGCCGACGAGCCGGAGACCGCCGACGACTCCCGGGAACTGGTCGGGGTCTGA
- a CDS encoding FAD binding domain-containing protein yields the protein MDLNTVREIRDARHPAPWRPGDAWLGGGTYLFSEPQPHLRRLVDLSTTGWTPVLEADDGALEIAATCTIAQLSRYGGQQLRATAAPLFEQCCRAFLASFKIWNMATVGGNLCNALPAGPMISLTAALDGVCLLRALDGGLRRVPVADFVTGAGRKDLAEGELLRSVTLPARALGSRTAFRQASLYGLGRSGVLVIGTLDPQDGSVAVTLTASTVRPFRLRFAAPPTAAELSEAVAGAVADHEWFDDIHGLPQWRRHMTFRLAEEIRRELTGDAGR from the coding sequence ATGGACCTGAACACGGTGAGGGAGATCCGGGACGCCCGGCACCCCGCCCCCTGGCGGCCCGGCGACGCCTGGCTCGGCGGCGGGACGTATCTGTTCTCCGAGCCGCAGCCGCATCTGCGCCGGCTGGTGGATCTCAGCACAACCGGCTGGACACCGGTCCTGGAAGCGGACGACGGGGCGCTGGAGATCGCGGCGACGTGCACGATCGCCCAGCTCTCCCGCTACGGCGGACAGCAGCTCCGGGCGACGGCGGCGCCGCTGTTCGAGCAGTGCTGCCGGGCGTTCCTGGCCTCGTTCAAGATCTGGAACATGGCCACCGTCGGCGGCAACCTCTGCAACGCCCTTCCCGCCGGCCCGATGATCTCCCTGACCGCCGCACTCGACGGGGTCTGCCTACTGCGCGCCCTGGACGGCGGACTGCGCCGCGTCCCGGTCGCCGACTTCGTCACCGGGGCGGGCCGCAAGGACCTGGCCGAGGGCGAGCTGCTGCGCTCGGTGACCCTGCCCGCGCGGGCGCTCGGCTCCCGTACGGCCTTCCGGCAGGCGTCCCTCTACGGCCTCGGGCGGTCCGGCGTCCTCGTGATCGGGACGCTCGATCCGCAGGACGGGTCGGTCGCGGTCACCCTCACCGCCTCGACGGTGCGGCCCTTCCGGCTGCGGTTCGCCGCGCCGCCGACCGCGGCCGAGCTGAGCGAGGCCGTGGCGGGAGCCGTCGCCGACCACGAGTGGTTCGACGACATCCACGGACTGCCGCAGTGGCGGCGGCACATGACCTTCCGGCTGGCCGAGGAGATCCGCCGGGAACTGACCGGGGACGCCGGCCGATGA
- a CDS encoding molybdopterin-dependent oxidoreductase, which yields MTIEVNGRPFDADPRPGQCLRTYLREQGWFGVKKGCDAGDCGACTVHVDGEPVHSCLYPAFRARGRSVTTVEGLASPDGELHPVQRGFLDAQGFQCGFCTAGLLMTTAALDEEQLADLPRALKGSLCRCTGYRAVEDAIRGVRHTEVPAAGEAVGRNLPAPAGPQVVTGTARYTFDLDVPGLLHMKLLRSPHAHARITAIDTAAALRVPGVHAVLTHHDAPERHFSTARHEHPTDDPDDTRVLDDTVRHIGQRVAAVVADSEAAAEEGCRAVEVAYEVLPAVLDPEEAMRPGAPVVHAKDAATARISRPHDNVAGEVHGEAGDIAAGFAEADEIYEETFRTQRVQHAALETHGAVAWIDEDGRLTVRTSSQTPFLTRRALCALYDLPLDRVRVVAGRVGGGFGGKQEMLVEDIVALAVLRLRRPVKLEYTRAEQFYGATTRHPFTVHVKVGARRDGTLTAFQLRAVSNTGAYGNHGPAVMFHACDESLAVYRCPNKKADGYAVYTHTVPAGAFRGYGLGQVVFATESALDELARRLGMDPLEFKARNIIGPGEPMISTGGEEEDLHIASYGLDQCLAVIRAARAEPAEPGPDGWLVGEGAALAMIATGPPGGHIADVRAALLPDGTFDLAVGTAEFGNGTTTVHRQIAAGELATTVERITVRQSDTDVVRHDTGAFASTGVVVAGKATLRASRALAAVLLDFAAAHLRVARADCRLVDEAVAYGPGGGSRIPLKELYAAARAVGADLAADGHFGGTPRSVAFNAHWFRVAVDPGTGEMRILRSVHTADAGKVMNPMQCRGQVEGGVAQALGATLFEDVRVDGRGAVDTAAFRRYRLPQYADIPRTEVHFTQTADAIGPLGAKSMSESPFIPVAPAFANALRAATGLRFTDLPLTRDRVWLALDAAGTRAAEGR from the coding sequence ATGACCATCGAGGTGAACGGCAGGCCGTTCGACGCGGACCCGCGCCCCGGGCAGTGCCTGCGGACGTATCTGCGCGAGCAGGGCTGGTTCGGTGTCAAGAAGGGCTGCGACGCGGGCGACTGCGGCGCCTGCACCGTCCATGTCGACGGCGAGCCCGTGCACAGCTGCCTGTACCCGGCCTTCCGCGCCCGGGGCCGGTCGGTCACCACGGTCGAGGGACTGGCCTCGCCCGACGGTGAACTGCACCCCGTGCAGCGCGGGTTCCTCGACGCGCAGGGCTTCCAGTGCGGCTTTTGCACCGCGGGGCTGCTGATGACCACGGCCGCGCTGGACGAGGAGCAACTGGCGGACCTGCCGCGGGCGTTGAAGGGCAGCCTGTGCCGCTGCACCGGCTACCGGGCCGTCGAGGACGCCATCCGCGGCGTCCGGCACACCGAGGTTCCTGCGGCGGGCGAGGCAGTGGGCCGCAACCTGCCCGCGCCCGCCGGGCCGCAGGTCGTCACCGGGACCGCCCGCTACACCTTCGACCTCGACGTGCCCGGGCTGCTGCACATGAAGCTGCTGCGCTCCCCGCACGCCCACGCCCGGATCACGGCCATCGACACCGCCGCCGCGCTGCGCGTGCCCGGGGTCCACGCCGTCCTGACCCACCACGACGCCCCCGAGCGGCACTTCTCCACCGCCCGCCACGAGCACCCGACCGACGATCCGGACGACACCCGCGTCCTGGACGACACCGTCCGCCATATCGGCCAGCGCGTCGCGGCCGTCGTCGCCGACAGCGAGGCCGCGGCCGAGGAGGGCTGCCGGGCCGTCGAGGTCGCGTACGAGGTGCTGCCCGCCGTCCTCGACCCGGAGGAGGCGATGCGGCCGGGGGCGCCCGTGGTGCACGCCAAGGACGCGGCCACGGCCCGGATCTCCCGGCCGCACGACAACGTGGCGGGCGAGGTGCACGGCGAGGCCGGCGACATCGCGGCGGGATTCGCCGAGGCCGATGAGATCTACGAGGAGACCTTCCGCACCCAGCGGGTCCAGCACGCGGCCCTGGAGACCCATGGCGCGGTCGCCTGGATCGACGAGGACGGCCGGCTGACCGTACGCACCAGTTCGCAGACCCCGTTCCTGACCCGGCGCGCCCTGTGCGCGCTGTACGACCTGCCGCTCGACCGGGTGCGGGTGGTCGCGGGCCGGGTCGGCGGCGGCTTCGGCGGCAAGCAGGAGATGCTGGTCGAGGACATCGTCGCCCTCGCCGTCCTGCGGCTGCGCAGGCCCGTGAAGCTGGAGTACACCCGCGCCGAGCAGTTCTACGGCGCCACCACCCGGCATCCCTTCACGGTCCACGTCAAGGTGGGCGCCCGGCGGGACGGCACACTGACGGCCTTCCAGCTGCGGGCGGTGTCCAACACCGGCGCGTACGGCAACCACGGCCCCGCGGTGATGTTCCACGCCTGCGACGAGTCGCTGGCGGTCTACCGCTGCCCGAACAAGAAGGCCGACGGCTACGCCGTCTACACCCACACCGTCCCTGCCGGGGCCTTCCGCGGCTACGGCCTCGGGCAGGTCGTCTTCGCCACCGAGTCGGCGCTCGACGAACTCGCCCGCCGCCTCGGCATGGACCCCCTGGAGTTCAAGGCCAGGAACATCATCGGCCCCGGCGAACCCATGATCAGCACCGGCGGCGAGGAGGAGGACCTGCACATCGCCAGCTACGGCCTCGACCAGTGCCTGGCGGTGATCCGCGCGGCGCGGGCCGAACCCGCCGAGCCCGGCCCGGACGGCTGGCTGGTCGGCGAGGGCGCGGCCCTGGCGATGATCGCCACCGGGCCGCCCGGCGGCCACATCGCCGACGTGCGCGCCGCCCTGCTGCCCGACGGGACCTTCGACCTGGCCGTCGGCACCGCCGAGTTCGGCAACGGCACCACCACCGTCCACCGGCAGATCGCCGCGGGCGAACTCGCCACCACCGTCGAGCGGATCACCGTGCGGCAGTCCGACACCGACGTCGTCCGGCACGACACCGGCGCCTTCGCCTCCACCGGCGTGGTCGTGGCGGGCAAGGCCACCCTGCGCGCCTCCCGCGCCCTGGCCGCCGTGCTGCTGGACTTCGCCGCCGCCCACCTGCGGGTGGCCCGCGCGGACTGCCGGCTGGTGGACGAGGCGGTCGCGTACGGCCCGGGCGGCGGCAGCCGCATCCCGCTCAAGGAGCTGTACGCGGCGGCCCGCGCGGTCGGCGCGGACCTGGCGGCGGACGGCCACTTCGGCGGCACCCCGCGTTCTGTGGCCTTCAACGCCCACTGGTTCCGTGTCGCGGTGGACCCGGGCACCGGCGAGATGCGGATCCTGCGCAGCGTGCACACCGCCGACGCCGGCAAGGTCATGAACCCGATGCAGTGCCGCGGGCAGGTCGAGGGCGGCGTCGCCCAGGCGCTGGGCGCCACCCTCTTCGAGGACGTCCGCGTCGACGGGCGCGGCGCGGTCGACACCGCCGCCTTCCGCCGCTACCGGCTCCCGCAGTACGCCGACATCCCGCGCACCGAGGTCCACTTCACGCAGACCGCCGACGCCATCGGCCCGCTCGGCGCGAAGTCCATGAGCGAGAGCCCCTTCATCCCCGTCGCCCCCGCCTTCGCCAACGCCCTGCGTGCCGCGACCGGCCTGCGCTTCACCGACCTCCCGCTGACCCGCGACCGGGTGTGGCTGGCCCTGGACGCGGCGGGCACGCGGGCGGCCGAAGGGCGGTGA